The genomic DNA TTCGACTCaaagttttcttacactgggtaggacaTTTCTTTCTAAAATCTCTTGATAACTCTGATTTCATGATTCTTGTGATACAATCAAGTCTCCCAGTACCAGAcgaagcaaagcaaccccacaacattatggatcctccaccatgcttaactgtgggTAGGGTGTTCTTTTCCCTATAAGTAAACAAACTGTTGCCATAAAGGtctctttgtttcatctgtccacagaatattttcccagaaggattgtagTTTGTCAAGGTACGCCTTGGCAAAGATCAGTTGTTCCATTTTAtggcttttcttcagcaatggtttctttcTTGGCCTTCACCCACaaagctctgcttggtttagtgtgcggtgtatggtacttgttgaaaccatgaccccagactgttccaggttggccttcaggtctttggatgtttgacgTGGTGTTTTTTCCCACCATTCGCACCAACCTTCAAAGACGTCTCTTGTCAATTTTCCtctaccccattttttttttttcccagagatATTCCACATTATCTACTTAAACTGGGGGAAAGATATAGAAGATTATTAAGGCTATTATTGATTTCTAATATTATAATAGATACATTATGACGGAAATTATGTTTATCTATACTTGATATGTACTTTATTTTTTGAACACGACTGATAACCTGAAAGAACTTATGACTGATCTTAGAATTTTTCTACAGTATGTATCTTTTACTTGATGACTGtttattatttacattttttttttttttcaataaaacctATTGAAACATATGTACTTAAACTTCGTGGGTGGCAATAACTATGAGCAGATctctatatacatcactggtgacagGCCACTATAGTGATCAGTACTACCCCAGATCACCAGGGCATAGAGCAGTGATCTCACTAGTGAGAGGCCACTAtagtgatcagtactacccccagatcaccagggcatagagcagtgatatcactgtatatacatcactggtgagaggccaCTATAGTGATCAGTACTATCCCAGATCACCAGGGCATAGAGCACTGATATCACAGACGAGAGGCCACTATAGTGATCAGTACTACCCCAGATCACCAGGGCATAGAGCAGTGATCTCACTAGTGAGAGGCCACTAtagtgatcagtactacccccagatcaccagggcatagagcagtgatatcactgtatatacatcactggtgagaggccaCTATAGTGATCAGTACTACCCCAGATCACCAGGGCATAGAGCAGTGATCTCACTAGTGAGAGGCCACTAtagtgatcagtactacccccagatcaccagggcatagagcagtgatatcactgtatatacatcactggtgagaggccactatagtgatcagtactaccccagatcaccaggacatagagcggtgatatcactgtatatacatcactggtgagaggccactatagtgatcagtactacccccagatcaccagggcatagagcagtgatatcactgtatatacatcactggtgagatgccactatagtgatcagtactaccccagatcaccaggacatagagcggtgatatcactgtatatacatcactagtgagaggccactatagtgatcagtactacccccagatcaccagggcaTAGAGCAGTGATCTCACTAGTGAGAGGCCACTAtagtgatcagtactacccccagatcaccagggcaTAGAGCAGTGATCTCACTAGTGAGAGGCCACTAtagtgatcagtactacccccagatcaccagggcaTAGAGCAGTGATCTCACTAGTGAGAGGCCACTATAGTGATCAGTACTACTCCCAGATCACCAGGGCATAGAGCAGTGATCTCACTAGTGAGAGGCCACTAtagtgatcagtactacccccagatcaccagggcatagagcagtgatatcactgtatatacatcactggtgagaggccactatagtgatcagtactaccccagatcaccaggacatagagcggtgatatcactgtatatacatcactagtgagaggccactatagtgatcagtactacccccagatcaccagggcaTAGAGCAGTGATCTCACTAGTGAGAGGCCACTAtagtgatcagtactacccccagatcaccagggcaTAGAGCAGTGATCTCACTAGTGAGAGGCCACTAtagtgatcagtactacccccagatcaccagggcaTAGAGCAGTGATCTCACTAGTGAGAGGCCACTAtagtgatcagtactacccccagatcaccagggcatagagcagtgatatcactgtatatacatcactggtgagaggccactatagtgatcagtactaccccagatcaccaggacatagagcggtgatatcactgtatatacatcactagtgagaggccactatagtgatcagtactacccccagatcaccagggcaTAGAGCAGTGATCTCACTAGTGAGAGGCCACTAtagtgatcagtactacccccagatcaccagggcaTAGAGCAGTGATCTCACTAGTGAGAGGCCACTAtagtgatcagtactacccccagatcaccagggcaTAGAGCAGTGATCTCACTAGTGAGAGGCCACTAtagtgatcagtactacccccagatcaccagggcaTAGAGCAGTGATCTCACTAGTGAGAGGCCACTAtagtgatcagtactacccccagatcaccagggcaTAGAGCAGTGATCTCACTAGTGAGAGGCCACTATAGTGATCAGTACTACTCCCAGATCACCAGGGCATAGAGCAGTGATCTCACTAGTGAGAGGCCACTAtagtgatcagtactacccccagatcaccagggcaTAGAGCAGTGATCTCACTAGTGAGAGGCCACTAtagtgatcagtactacccccagatcaccagggcatagagcagtgatctcacagaCGAGAGGCCACTATAGTGATCAGTACTACTCCCAGATCACCAGGGCATAGAGCAGTGATCTCACTAGTGAGAGGCCACTATAGTGATCAGTACTactcccagatcaccaggacatagagcagtgATCTCACTAGTGAGAGGCCACTATAGTGATCAGTACTactcccagatcaccaggacatagagcagtgATCTCACTAGTGAGAGGCCACTATAGTGATCAGTACTactcccagatcaccaggacatagagcagtgATCTCACTAGTGAGAGGCCACTATAGTGATCAGTACTactcccagatcaccaggacatagagcggtgatatcactgtatataccgtatttttcggaccataagacgcactttttttcccccaaatgttgggggaaagttgggggtgcgtcttatggtctgactatagggctgcggctgggaatgagggtgctgcaggtcatcgggggcacgagcaggcagcagcagcgcctgccgtgaccacgtgggcccgctcattacatatgcacgcccatcctcccgcccatttctcagctttgaagccggcactgacaggtgggcgggaggacgagcggggacgcgcgcatactaaagagccggccgcatgatcacccctggcaatttcagcctggtgtgatcatgtgcggctgtgttcactgctccccgcgcgtcattaccagcgcggggagcagtgagtcagtacactcacccgtccccgtgtgtggagccgcccccctgctgcacgcgatgtcttcctgtctgtgccggtcagctgatctgtgctgagctggtcagctgatcggcacagacaggaagacatcgcgatgcagcaggggaacggctccacacacacaggtcagcgtgccagagaggaagatgatcggtgctgcagggagtgaggaaaaggtgagtataaacgtttatttttttctctgtgctataggatacaggccatataccaggatggtatatgagcacgatgggggcatatagcaggatgggagtatatgagcaggagggatggggggagggggggtatgtgaacaggctggatggggggggggtatgtgaacaggatggatgggggtttatagcaggatcatatacaatcatatacaaggcaggaggatcattaccaggatggggtaccttagtagagaatttggggacattacccccataacagtgtcagcagcagatcctcgccccataacagtgtgtcatgaccatattttttgcttaaagttttattttcctcctctaaaaccagggtgcgtcttatagtccagtgcgtcttatagtccgaaaaatacggtacatcactggtgagaggccactatagtgatcagtactaccccagatcaccagggcatagagcagtgatatcactgtatatacagtgcctacaagtagtattaaaccccatgcagatttagcaggtttgataagatgcaaataagttagagcctgcaaacttcaaacaagagcaggatttattaacagatgtataaatcttacaaaccaacaagttatgttgccaagttacattttaataaattttcaacataaaagtaagggtcaattattattcaacccctaggtttaatattttgtggaataacccttgtttgcaattacagctaataatcgtcttttataagacctgatcaggccggcacaggtctctggagttatcttggcccactcctccatgcagatcttctccaagttatctaggttctttgggtgtctcatgtggactttaatcttgagctccttccacaagttttcaattgggttaaggtcaggagactgactaggccactgcaacaccttgattttttccctcttgaaccaggccttggttttcttggctgtgtgctttgggtcgttgtcttgttggaagatgaaatgacgacccatcttaagatcctttatggaggagcggaggttcttggccaaaatctccaggtaggccgtgctatccatcttcccatggatgcggaccagatggccaggccccttggctgagaaacagccccacagcatgatgctgccaccaccatgcttgactgtagggatggtattcttggggtcgtatgcagtgccatccagtctccaaacgtcacgtgtgtggttggcaccaaagatctcgatcttggtctcatcagaccagagaaccttgaaccagtctgtctcagagtcctccaagtgatcatgagcaaactgtagacgagccttgacatgacgctttgaaagtaaaggtaccttacgggctcgtctggaacggagaccattgcggtggagtacgttacttatggtattgactgaaaccaatgtccccactgccatgagatcttcccggagctccttccttgttgtccttgggttagccttgactcttcggacaagcctggcctcggcacgggtggaaactttcaaaggctgtccaggccgtggaaggctaacagtagttccataagccttccacttccggatgatgctcccaacagtggagacaggtaggcccaactccttggaaagggttttgtaccccttgccagccttgtgaccctccacgatcttgtctctgatggccttggaatgctcctttgtctttcccatgttgaccaagtatgagtgctgttcacaagtttggggagggtcttaattagtcagaaaaggctggaaaaagagataattaatccaaacatgtgaagctcattgttctttgtgcctgaaatacttcttaatactttaggggaaccaaacagaattctggtggtttgaggggttgaataataaatgaccctctgaataaacttttcacaatttaacaaaaaaagaaataacattcttttttgctgcatttcacacttccaggctgatctacagtccaaatgtcacaatgccaagttaattccgaatgtgtgtaaacctgctaaatctgcagggggttgaatactacttgtaggcactgtacatcactggtgagagatcactatagtgatcagtactacccccgatcaccaggacatagagcagtgatatcactgtatatacatcactggtgagagaccactatagtgatcagtactaccccagatcaccagggcatagagcagtgatatcactgtatatacatcactggtgagaggccactatagtgatcagtactaccccagatcaccaggacatagagcggtgatatcactgtatatacatcactggtgagaggtcactatagtgaTCAGCACTACCCCAGAtcacaggacatagagcggtgatatcactgtatatacatcactggtgagaggtcactatagtgaTCAGCACTACCCCAGAtcacaggacatagagcggtgatatcactgtatatacatcactggtgagaggtcactatagtgatcagtactaccccagatcaccaggacatagagcagtgatatcactgtatagccatcactatagggatcagtactaccccagatcaccaggacatagagcggtgatatcactgtatagacatcactggtgagaggtcactatagtgatcagtactaccccagatcaccaggacatatagCAGTGATATCACTATTTCTGCATCTGGTTTAAAAGTGTTTGGTCACGATCCCTTGTCACATTTGCTTCTTCTCATTTTTGCGCAGTGGCTCCCGTTTGCACCCTTTCTTCCTTGACACATAATGAAGTCCTCTTACCAATCGTCCCTCAGCAGATGATTTCCACTTCTCCCCCTTCTACGCCTAACCACAACTCGCAGAGTAATGGGTACCAGTCGCCCCCGAAGCTGCCTTATCACAGTGAGTATCACATGTGCCGCGGATCTTTTCACAGATGCATTTGAGTGAGGCTGTAAATTTTGAGAAGTGCCTGCCCGGGCATCACCCTGCGTTCTCTGCTCACTTTTCTGCAGCTACGTGGACAGGAAGCAACACTGCAGCCTATGCCCCCAGTCCTGTGCCCCAAACTAATGGGAGGGGAAGCCAACAGCCACCGCTGCACCACCCAAACAATTACTGTACGTCTGCACCCGGCTGGCACTGCTATAATTACTAAAATGACACTGTTATAAAATCTTACCGCTTTCCAGTAACTGTGCTGTTAACCCTTTTCTTCTGTTTCACTCTCTGCAGGGCCTCTTCATCAGAGCTCCCCTCAATATTCACACCCAGTATCCAATCACCCAGGTAAGTCGTCCTGGCAGGTTCTCTCCTCTGTACACCCCACTCTTTGTGCGTGTGCTAATTAGGTTTGTTTCTAGCAGGCCCGGAGTTCTGGTGCTCTGTTGCATATTTTGAAATGGACATTCAGGTGGGAGAGATCTTCAAAGTGCCCTCGAACTGTCCCGTGGTGACTGTGGACGGATATGTGGACCCGTCAGGAGGGGACCGGTTCTGCCTCGGGCAGCTGTCCAACGTACATCGTACAGATATGAGTGAACGGGCGAGGTGAGGCCGAGGTTACAGGCGCACAGCAGATATAAGGAGTATGCTACCGGGATTGCGAGACATCTATCTTCTCGTTTCTCAGGCTGCACATTGGGAAAGGTGTTCAGTTAGAGTGTCGCGGAGAGGGAGACGTCTGGATGAAATGCCTCAGTGACCACGCAGTGTTCGTACAAAGCTACTACCTGGATAGAGAGGCGGGCAGAGCGCCAGGGGATGCCGTACACAAGATTTACCCCGGGGCTTATATTAAGGTAATTACTCCAGCGTGTCCGTCTTAAGTTGTGCTTTTATCTGCACATGTATTGTTCCGGCTGAGCAGCTATACTTTGACTTTGAATGCATCAAGGGTCTCGCACTGCTACTCTATTTAGCACACCCAATTTCATGATTGGTGGGGGTCTCATCACTCAAAACCTAGGATTTTTCCATAAATCATTTCTTTAATTTCGAATCTCATCCATCGATCGGAAATTAATTCATTCTCCTGTTCTTAGGTCTTTGACCTGCGGCAGTGTCATCGACAAATGCAGCAACAGGCTGCCACGGCGCAGGCAGCGGCAGCAGCCCAGGCAGCGGCCGTGGCTGGATCAATCCCAGGCCCGGGATCTGTGGGTGGCATTGCACCAGCCGTCAGTAAGTATGAGCAGAGGCGCCAAGAGCTGAATCCTCTGACTACTCTATCGTTGAAAATTCATTTTACATGAATGATTCCAAGTCTTCCATTGTTCTGTGCTTTGTGTCCAGTGTGTGGTAGGGATAAAGGGTCAAGGTGACCACTCTGAATTACCAGCTCTCTGGCTCAATGTCCATCTGATCTATGCGCTTTGTCAGAATTTCTCCACTTGTTCCCTACACAGGTCTATCGGCAGCTGCCGGTATTGGCGTTGATGATCTCCGTCGCCTCTGCATCCTTCGGCTCAGTTTTGTTAAAGGCTGGGGTCCTGACTACCCTCGTCAGAGCATCAAACAGACGCCATGCTGGATCGAAGTTCACCTCCACCGATCGCTTCAACTTCTAGATGAAGTTCTTCATACGTTACCGATGGCAGATCCTAATTCAGTCAACTAGCCATCGAGGGATACTGAGAAGAGTTATAGATGGTGTAAGTGGCTTCTTAATGCCAAAGGAAACTCATGAGGTGATGACACCTGCTATTGAGGACAAGCCAGATATCTTCTACAGACACTTTACTGGCATACAGCGGCTTCAAGGAGTGAGCATCTTGGGCTAAATCTTGTCCTGGGTTTGTCTTGCTCGGCAAGGATTTACCTTGGGGTGCAACCAATGAAAATACTTTGCGATACGATTTATTTTAACTTTATTAATTGCACATGATGAAGGAACCACTTCCTACACGAAGAAAGAAAATAAGTCTGGTGGGAACCGTGAAAAGTTTTTAGATGGTCTCCAAATTGTAAAGAAGAAAAATAGTTGTGTTTTTATAATGCCGTTGTTGGGACAGTTCTGCAGGATCCAGACCTGGGacaatcataaagttatttttaagttGCTTTTACAAGGACAAAGTATGAACTGTATCTTAAAATGTGTAAGGCCAAAAATACCAAAAACTGTAAAAGCTAGGGCACAGCGAGAGAAGTAGCCTGCTTTTTGATAGGATTTCCACATACAAACTGACttatattaaataaaatatttatgtATTATTACTCAGAAGTCTTCTGTTTTGCCTTTTCTTCATAATTATACATACATTTATGATCGTAGTGGTAGGTTAACAACTTCTATAACAAACCTGTTATGCTGTAAACCCATCTACAGAAAATCAGTGatttcacacgtctcttcttcatgtgatcgcggctctatataatcctcacacgtctcttcttcatgtgatcgcggccctatataatcctcacacgtctcttcttcatgtgatcgcggctctatataatcctcacatgtctcttcttcatgtgatcgtggctctatataatcctcacacgtctcttcttcatgtgatcgcggctctatatgatcctcacgtctcttcatgtgatcgtggctctatatattcctcatacactacagttcaaaagtttagggtcacttagatttcccttatttttgaaagaaaagcacttttttttttgtctttttcaattaagctaacattaaattaaacatacattgttaatgtggtaaatgactattctagctgcaaacgtctggtttttaatgcaatatctacataggtgtatagaggcccatttccaacaaccaccactccagtgttctaatggtacattgtgtttgctaactgtgttagaaggctaatggatgtttagaaatcccttggaaacacttgtgcaagtatgttagcacagctgaaaacagttttgctgattagagagacTTTGCACCATgagaagtatgcaccatataagtttgatgcattgaattaggccagaattggaccGGAAGGTATTTGACCacatagtcaatgtaaacaatgttcgtgtgtctattaactttcacctctataatacttcactttctactgccccctctgatccctataccaagtaatgaacttttcatctctccttctatcctccccacccatctcaccttcccctcagacattttcctcaatattacacccagtgtctccagacactcacggccacctcatggcctctcctgctctcacctactaacactctcactgcttctcctcactgctggggatatctctccaaatcctggacctcctcaccacatccctagtgTCACTTCAAACCCAcatccacaacctaacacaaatgtccgcaccctctcaaacctcatacacaTTCACCCGACCCCCGCTCACCCTGTCCCACTaaaaggagctctatggaacgctcgctctgtctgcaacaaactatcctacattcatgatcttttcatcactaataaactttccttcctcgccatcactgaaacctggctcaccccctctgacactgcctctcctggctcaccccctctgacactgcctctcctgctgcactttcttatggcggtctccaactctctcacaccacccgccccagtaacaagcatggtggaggagttggtttgctcctgtccgaccaatgctcctttacaccaattccactaccaccctcggttactctcccatcttttgaggtgcactccgttcgcatctacgccccctccaaccttcaactggctgtcatttaccgccctccagggtcagccactgccttttttgatcatttcaccacctggctactacacttcctttccaacgacatccccaccatcattatgggtgatttcaatatccccattgacacttcccactcatctgtctccaaacttctaacactcgctgcctccttcggcctcacccaatggtcttctgcagccactcacaaagatggccatacgctggacctcatcttcactcgcctctgttccctatctaacctctctaactcacctctccccctgtctgaccacaacctactcacattctcttccctctcttctccaactacgcaaccccccctccacaaactttcacaccctcgcagaaatataaaacacattgatttacacgccctttctgccctttctcagtcccttttccctctcacagacattgcatttctacacgatgcagatgctgctgcaactttatacaacactacaacctctgcagctctcgaatcagccgcccccttcacacacaccaaaacccgcacaatcaacaggcaaccctggcacacgaggcagactaaagaactgagacgggcttcaagaattgctgagcacagatggaagaggtctcattccactgagcacttcattgcatataaagagtccctcaccactttcaagtcaacactcactgctgcaaaacaaacctacttctcatccctcatatcctctctctctcacaaccctaaacagctattcaacactttcaattccctcctccgtcctccggcaccacctccctcccctctcctctcagctgaagactttgcctctttcttcaagcagaaggttgacaacatcagagcaagctttggcccacaatcaccacagccccttatCATAGCTActcggccttcttcctccaaatccagcttctccaccatgacagaaaacaatctttccactctactctcaagatcacatctaacaacctgtgcactggacccgctcccatcacacctcatccccaacatcaccgcagtcctcatcccagccctaacccatctcttcaacctatcactaacaactggtgtattcccttcatgctttaaacatgcctctattacacccatcctcaaaaagctctcccttgacccatcctctgtgtcaaactatcgccccatatcccttctcccctatgcctcaaaactactagaacagcatgtccatcttgaactgtcctcatacctctcctgctctctctttgaccagctacaatctggcttccgaccgcatcattccactgaaactgccctaactaacgtcactaacgacctactaaccgccaaagccaagcgacactactctatcctcctcctggacctgtcctctgccttcgacacagtagaccattccctcctactacagattctctgatctctgggcatcacagacttggccctatcttggatatcctcatacctaaccgaccgaactttcagcgtttcccattctcacaccacttcctcatctcgccccctatctgtcggtgtcccccaaggctcagttcttggacccctgctgttctccatctacaccttcggcctgggacagctcattgagtcctactacttccagtatcatctctatgccgatgacacacagatctacctctctggacctgacattacctctctactaaccagaatcccacaatgtctgtctgctatttcatccttcttctctgcgcgattcctaaaacttaacatggacaaaaccgaattcattgtctttcctcttcctcactcatctcctccaacaagcctttccatcaaacccgatggttgcttactctccccagtctcacaagctcgttgccttggagtgaccctcgactctgctctatccttcaagccacacatccaagccctcttcacctcatgccgattacaactcaaaaacatctcccggatccgtgctttccttaaccaagaattagCAAAaaaattagtgcatgccctcatcatctcccgcctcgactactgcaacctcctgctctctggcctcccttccaacactcttgcacccctccaatctatcctaaactctgcggcccgcttaagccacctctcccctcgctactccccagcctcgccactctgccaatcccttcactggcttcccatcacccaacgactccagttcaaaacactaaccatgacatacaaagccatgcacaacctgtctcctccctacatctgtgacctacctgcacgcaacctcagatcctcacaagatctccttctctgctcctcccttatcttctcttcccacaatcgcgtacaagatttctcccgtgcatccccccatactctggaacgctctacctcagcacatcagactctcccctaccgtggaaagcttcaagaggaacctcaagacccacctcttccaacaagcctacaacctacaatagccctcagtccagtagaccactgcgcaaccagctctgtcctcacctatcgtaccatcacccattccctgtagactgtgagccctcgcgggcagggtcctctctcctcctgtaccagtctgttatgtactgttaatgattgttgtacgtataccccttcacttgtaaagcgccatggaataaatggcgctataataataaataataatagagaagctataaaactgaccttcctttgagctagttgagaatctggagcattatatttgttggttccattaaaatctcaaaatggccagaaaaagagaattgtcatgtgaaactcgactgtctattcttgttcttagaagtgAAGGATATTCcacgcaagaaattgccaagaaactgaagatttcctacaacggtgtgtactactcccttaagAGGAGAATGACCCATCCCAGGGCCATGGGGTGCCCGGTTTCAGGCGTTaacgggattatgtcacgggggcttgTGCCCCATCCCGTGGCCCTAGTGGTAAGCGATAAAGTCAGTAAATAAAAATAAGTGTTTTGTGACTCCGCCTACGGTTCTGGCATGGTTACTGGGCTGCGAGTCAGACTtccggggtgatggttaggcagccagtttcccgtaggtgaagcgggatccCTGGGGCAGTTTTAGTCGTCTTCACACAGAAAATGGCAGTTtacctcacagc from Anomaloglossus baeobatrachus isolate aAnoBae1 chromosome 12, aAnoBae1.hap1, whole genome shotgun sequence includes the following:
- the LOC142258125 gene encoding mothers against decapentaplegic homolog 4-like isoform X1 — encoded protein: MSLTPPNSNDACLSIVHSLMCHRQGGDNEGFAKRAIESLVKKLKEKKDELDSLITAITTNGVHPSKCVTIQRTLDGRLQVAGRKGFPHVIYARLWRWPDLHKNELKHVKFCQYAFDLKYDSVCVNPYHYERVVSPGIGLSIQSTGTPCRPVKEEFSNDCEMDIPSCHATSQELQPSMNHATLPQMPPDSYRPTLPPLTLPKSPQTTVGMYANMPISPSVAPVCTLSSLTHNEVLLPIVPQQMISTSPPSTPNHNSQSNGYQSPPKLPYHTTWTGSNTAAYAPSPVPQTNGRGSQQPPLHHPNNYWPLHQSSPQYSHPVSNHPAGPEFWCSVAYFEMDIQVGEIFKVPSNCPVVTVDGYVDPSGGDRFCLGQLSNVHRTDMSERARLHIGKGVQLECRGEGDVWMKCLSDHAVFVQSYYLDREAGRAPGDAVHKIYPGAYIKVFDLRQCHRQMQQQAATAQAAAAAQAAAVAGSIPGPGSVGGIAPAVSLSAAAGIGVDDLRRLCILRLSFVKGWGPDYPRQSIKQTPCWIEVHLHRSLQLLDEVLHTLPMADPNSVN
- the LOC142258125 gene encoding mothers against decapentaplegic homolog 4-like isoform X2, producing MSLTPPNSNDACLSIVHSLMCHRQGGDNEGFAKRAIESLVKKLKEKKDELDSLITAITTNGVHPSKCVTIQRTLDGRLQVAGRKGFPHVIYARLWRWPDLHKNELKHVKFCQYAFDLKYDSVCVNPYHYERVVSPGIGLSIQSTGTPCRPVKEEFSNDCEMDIPSCHATSQELQPSMNHATLPQMPPDSYRPTLPPLTLPKSPQTTVGMYANMPISPSVAPVCTLSSLTHNEVLLPIVPQQMISTSPPSTPNHNSQSNGYQSPPKLPYHTTWTGSNTAAYAPSPVPQTNGRGSQQPPLHHPNNYWPLHQSSPQYSHPVSNHPGPEFWCSVAYFEMDIQVGEIFKVPSNCPVVTVDGYVDPSGGDRFCLGQLSNVHRTDMSERARLHIGKGVQLECRGEGDVWMKCLSDHAVFVQSYYLDREAGRAPGDAVHKIYPGAYIKVFDLRQCHRQMQQQAATAQAAAAAQAAAVAGSIPGPGSVGGIAPAVSLSAAAGIGVDDLRRLCILRLSFVKGWGPDYPRQSIKQTPCWIEVHLHRSLQLLDEVLHTLPMADPNSVN